ATGGCGTGGGACGCCAGCGCCGATGTCAGCCTGCGACTACCCAACATTGACGTTGTGGCAGCAAAATCGAAGCAGAAGCAGCGATATAGATTGTGAGTTGGCCGTTTTGGTGTGGGCTTCACCGCGGATTCTGGCGAAGGAGATTTGAACTCAGACAATGCCAACAGAAGCCAATCCGCCCAAAGTTTTCATCAGTTACAACCAAGATACTCAAGAGCATTTCGACCGTGTGTTGCTGCTGTTGAAACACGGCACGCAAATGGGGCATTCGATTGCCAGATTGACCAGTACGAAATCTGCGAAGCCGATTTTGTATTGATCGTTTGCGCTGAGCAACCCGACTGTTGCTTGACCGCATCGAGGTGGCTCACTATACTCCAACACGAATAGCAAATAGAGAGATTCCCCAAGAGCAAAAAGCTGAAGATAGATTTTAGGGATTGAATGCAATGATGATTGCCAACCAAAGAAATGATTTGCTTGTCAGGTTGATTTGGGGCACTGTGTTTGATCCTGGAATACTGACGACACGCACACGAGACAAATCTCACCTCAATTTCGTGTGTCAGGCTTGTTTGAAATTCTCTCTCACAGCCCTGAAGATGGCAGCGAACAAGTGAATGAATATGGTGCTATCTTCCACATCGTCAAAGCAGCAATCTGCGGCTCCCCCTTTCTCGACACGAAATGCCGCAGTGGACGTACTCTTAAGCTTGGCCAATGGCCTTATCAATCATCATTTAATGAATTTCCGATGGCCAATTCGCAATAACTCAATTGAACGCAAGGAAACTTACGTAAGTGTCACGATAACCAACAATCGCTTCAAGCGGCGTTTGCCGCCAGTACAGTTCATCCTGTTAAGCGAGTTGTGAAGCAAAGTTAGCTACTTGATTCACCACACGGTGGTGCTTAGACATCGAGTACTTCTCCCAAACTTACTTCATTGGACTCAGGAACTCATACGGAAACAGCAAAAAAAACTATGGGTGCTCGGCGTAGAGCGCGCGAATGTGCGCTACAAATGCTTTTCTCATTCGATGTGACGCGCCCGTCACTCGAAGAACTTTTGGACTCTTTCTGGGGAGAGTTGGCGGAAGCGTCGGAAGAAGTACGCGGATTTGCTAACGAATTGGCAGCGGGAACCATCCAACATTTGGATGAGATTGATGACCGCATCAAGCTTCGAACAGAACATTGGCGGATTCCTCGCATGGCCGTTGTTGATCGAAACTTGCTGCGAATGGCGGTCTTTGAATTTCTCTACCAACCCAATACTCCCAGAACTGTTGCAATCAACGAGGCATTGGAAATCGCCCGGCGATTTTCAACCAGTGAATCAACACAGTTCATTAATGGAATACTGGATGCGATTAAACGCGATCTGGAGACGCATTCGCCTCAAGAGTTGACAGCCGTCGGGCTAGCCCAACATATGGGCTGACGCGCTTCAGTTTTGATGAATGGAAGAGCCGTTTTTTCCAAAAGCTCTTTCATTCCTCCGGCAAGAGATAAAATCTTTTCTCTCCCCCCAACCCTGATTTCCGACAATATTCCTTTCCAAGATTTCCGTTTTGATTACCGACAAATGCTCAAGTAAAATCCGTTCAAGCTCCGAGGAAACGGTTTTATGAAACAGCACCCAAAATGTAAGCAATTTATTTTTGCGGCTTTTCTTGTCGCGGCTTTTTCATTATTTGTCGGCATTCCGACCTTCGCTCAAACTACAAGTCAGCAATCCCAGGATCCCATACAGCAAACGATCAAAATTCCGACCACGCTGGTCAACGTACCGGTGATTGTCACAGATCGTTTTGGCCGATTTATCACTGGACTCAACCGTTCGGATTTCAATGTGCATGAAGACGGAATTTCTCAAAAAATCGAGGACTTCTCTTCCACAGAGGCCCCGTTCAATGTTGCCTTGCTGATTGACACCAGCAGAAGCACACAAAATAAACTCGGCCATATACGCAAAGCCGCCCTGGAATTCATCAAACAGCTTCAACCAAACGATAAGGTCATGGTCGTCACGTTCGATGAACAAGTTCGTTTCGTCAGTGACTTCACCAGCAATCGTGCTGAGTTGGAGCGTGCCGTGAAATCGTTAAAAAGCAGCTATCTGACAAGTCTTTACGACGCCATTTACCGGACAATCACCGAAAAAATGCTTCCCATCCAGGGACGTAAAGCGATCGTGCTTTTGACTGACGGCGTTGACACTGCTAGCAAAAAAGCCACTTTTTCAAGTTCGCTGGACCTGGTTGCTGCCACAGGCATCATCAGTTATGCAATTCAATATGAAACCCGAAATGATGGCGCCCCCATCATGAAGCCTATTTTTCTGCCGGGACGACCATCGAATTCGTTTGTTTCGCAATCTGAAACGGGATCAACTTCTTTACAGGACCAGACCAAGCCTCAACCGCAGCCTCCACCTGAGTCCAATCAACCATTTGTCAAAATCCCCTTTCAGACCGGTTCGATCTTTGGCGGAGCCCCTACATCATCCAGCCCCAACCTGGAGCCTTCGACTCGTGTGAACTCTCAGATTCAACAACCTGTTCGGGACCGTTATTTGATTGCGGCAGACTTTCTTCGCAGTTTGGCAGCTCAATCCGGCGCTCGCTACATTCGGGCTGAAAATATTGAAAACACATCATTTGCTTTTCAATTGATTGCCGAGGAGCTGCGCCACCAATACACCTTGTCATACCTGTCCTCGAACGAACAGAAAGACGGTAAATATCGAAGCATTACTGTCAGAGTAAGCAATCCTGATTTGGTTGTCAGAGCGAGATTGGGTTACAGGGTTTCGCAAGAACAAGAAGAGGCTGATGGCGACAAAAAGCCCGCTGTTTTGCCGAGGCCGTAATCCGATAACTTTCTTTTTCCTGGCCAACGTCCTTTCTTACTAAACACGCTATTTCCTGAAAATAAAAAATCCCACGATACGAGCCATCGCATCGTGGGAATCAAGCAGGAGAAGGAGGGAGGTAAACGTCAAAAACCGAAAGGAGCCAGCAAACAATAAAATATGATTGCAGTTTAAATATTTAGATAAAAACGGAATTCTGATCGCTTGAAGCGATCCTCTGTTGAATTCTTTTCGGATTATTATTGAAACCAGCGAACGCTGCTCCAAAAAGTCAGCTTCATGAACAGAAGCCTTAAGACAATCGGAGTATAGTCACTTGTCGGTGTCGAGTCAAGATTCCTTTAACTTTGTTTCATAAACTTTTTTCGGCTTTAATCCACTTGCCCTGGACTGGCAAAAGCTCGATTGAAATCAACGAGTTCTCTTTAGAGAGGTGCACCTTGAAAAATCGCAATTTCCAACTGATCGAAACGAATGGAATCCGCTTACGCACTGTGGTTGAAGGAAGTGGTCCTTTAGTCATTTTGCTTCATGGCTGGCCGCAGTGTTGGTATTTATGGCGTCATCAGATTAATCCACTGGTCAATGCGGGCTTTCAAGTCGCGGTACCGGACCAGCGAGGATATTGCGGCAGCGACAAACCAGTAGAAATCGAAGCGTACAACATCATCGAATTAACCAATGATGTTATCGGGATTGCAGATTCTTTGGGCCACGAACAGTTCATCGTTGTCGGTCATGATTGGGGAGCGCCTGTTGCTTGGCATACTGCGTTATTGCAACCCGGACGTGTGAAAGCCGTCGCCGGGTTGAGCGTTCCATATACTCGCTGGAAAGCGCGGACGCTGACTCAGCAGCAATTTTTCGGCGACAACTTCTGGTACATGGTTTATTTTCAAAAACCTGGCGTTGCCGAGGCCGAATTTGAGGCGGATATTCGGAAAAGTTTGCGAATGATTTATTACTCCGGATCGGGCGATTTGCCGACGGGATTTCGTATCGGAAAGAAACCTGCCTCAGCAAAATTTCTCGATGGTTTGCCTGATCCCGAACATTTGCCTGCTTGGCTGACAGAAGAAGATATGGATTATTACGTCGAACAATATCAGCAAAGCGGCTTTCGCGGGCCAATCAATTGGTATCGAAACATTGACCGCAATGTCGAATTGACACCGCAGTTGGATTCCCTAGAAACCGGCAGAATTCAACAACCGGCCTTTTTCATCGCTGGGACCAAAGACCCAGTGTTGAGGTTTGGCAGGCGACACGGTTCAGCGCATGGACAAATGGATGGTGGATTTACGTGGCAAAGTGTTGATCGAAGGCGCTGGCCACTGGGTGCAAATCGAACGCCCGGCAGAAGTGACGGAAGCGCTGCTCGGTTTTCTAAAATCTGTCGCCTGAAGCTGCGCTTCCGATTTCAGGCTCAAGGAATCAGCAGCACCTTTCCAGTCGTCTTTCGACCTTCCAGTTGGCGATGCGCTTCGGCGGCATCGGCCAGCGGGAAAGTCTTTTCAATCCTCAGCTTCAGTTTCCCGGAGTTGATCCAGTCGAAGAGTTCTCCCGCTCGCCAGAGCAGTTCTCCGCGCGTTGCGGCATAAGCAGCAAGGCTTGGCCGGGTTAAAAACAGCGAGCCTTTTTGCGCGAGCAACGCTGGATCGAATGCCGCAACCGGCCCGCTGGATTGTCCGAACAGTGCCAGCATTCCGCGCGGCGACAAACAGTTCAGGCTTTTCAAAAACGTCGTTTGGCCAACAGAATCGTAAACGACCTGCACACCTTTGCCGTCAGTCAACCGCCGAGTTTCGGCTTCAAAGTCCTGTCCGGTGTATAGAATGATGTCATCGGCTCCGGCTTTGCGGGCGAGTTGGGCTTTAGCTTCGGTCGAAACGGTTCCGATGGCGCGAGCGCCGATATTTTTTGTCATCTGGATCAACAACAGCCCCACGCCGCCAGCCGCTGCGTGAATCAGCGCAGTTTCACCGGCTTTCAGATGATAAGTCGAGGTCACCAGGTAATGCGCCGTCATACCTTGCAACATCGCGGCGGCGGCTTGTTCGCTGCTGACTCCGTCAGGTACTTTGACCAGCCGCCACGATTGAACCGTCGCATATTCGGCATAAGCTCCGACCTGCATTGCATAAGCAACACGGTCGCCAACAGCAACTTCAGTGACGCCTTCGCCAACGGCTTCGACAGTTCCGGCGGCTTCCATGCCGGGAATGAACGGACGCGGCAATGGATACAGCCCCGTGCGGTGATACACGTCAATGTAGTTCAACCCGACGGCTTCCAATTTGACCAATGCTTCGCCAGCTTTGGGCGCTGGGTTTTCGGCGTCGCGATAAACCAGCGATTCCGGCCCGCCACAGGTTTCGACAACAATTGCTTTCATAGTTCTCCTGATTGATTTGAGTTTGGGGAATTTTGCCGGGCAAAGCTTGGCACAGTCGCCGAAAAAGGAAAATGGCTGCCCGAAAGTTCAAGCAGCCATATCTGAAGTTTGTTTTTCCAGCGATGTTTCAACGCCGCGCCTGACGCTCTCTGGCGTCGTCAATGTCTTCCACGGCGGCAGGCGAGGAAATAATCCCGCCTTTGATTTTCGGCGCGATGTCAATGCGGCCAAGCAAAATTCGCTGCATTCGCTTCGGCAATACGAACTGCGCCGCGCGAACAATTTTGTTGACGATGGAAACCAGATCGCCACGGCCATCCCAGTGTTCCTGCAACACCGCATCGTCCGTTCTGGCCAGCAACCGTAAAACGACCAGCGCGATCAGGTACAAATCATCTATCTGGCCAATGACCGGAATTACATCCGGCAACAAATCAAGCGGCGAAATCACGTAAGCAATCGCTCCGACCAGCATTGCTTTTTCCGCCAGGGGCACGCGCGAATCCTTAAAAAGCCTTCCCATCAGCAACAGGAAATTGGGAATGAGCATAATCACGCTCTTCAAAAATCCTTTGGCTTCTTTGCGATTGTTGTACTGATCAATTCTTGCGATTTTGTTTTCTGCCATGTTCCTCCTCCCACGAAAGCACGAAAGTAGCTTCGGTTGCCGAAGCGCGGCTTCAGATGGTTAAATGCCTTGCGTCGTTGCAAAGGGCGGCGCAATTTAACCATTCATGACCAACTGATACAAACCTGTTATGGCAACCGAAGTTCTTCCGGAATCGCTGGAACTGACGGACGGCGATTCCGTGCTGCAAATCGTGTGGGATGACGGCCACGTCAGCCGTCTATGCCTGGCTGTACTGCGCGCGGATTGTCCCTGCGCCAGTTGCAAAGGCCACCATCCGTCGCAAAGCCTGAACCTGAAAGCCGAACAATTCCCGGACATTCGCATTACCGACTTGGCGTCCGTCGGTCGGTACGCATACAGCATCAGTTGGAGCGACGGCCATAACACAGGGCTGTATACGCTGCGTTCGCTGCGCGATATGGAAAACTCTGCCTGATCTGGAAAGAGGTATCTACGATGAAACTGATTTTTCGCTGTTGCTTGATGGGATTTCTGCTGTTCGTTGCGCTTTCGATGCCACAAATCCAACAAGGCGCCGAACTCAAACCAGACGACCGCTTTGCCAAGCTGGATTCGATGAAAATCCATTACCAGAACTACGGCAAAGGCAATGAAGCTTTGATTTTTGTTCACGGTTGGACGTGCAATTTAACGTTCTGGAAAGCGAACATTCCCACTTTCGTTGGTCAAACGCGCGTTATCGCTGTTGACCTTCCCGGACACGGCCAGAGCGAAAAACCTGACCTTGCCTACACAATGAAGTTATATGCGCAAGCAGTGGAAGCCGTCATGCGCGATGCCAAGGTCTCCAGGTCAACGCTTGTCGGTCACAGCATGGGAGCGCCGGTTTTGTGGCAGTTCTATCACAACTTTCCGGAAAAAACGCGCGCGTTGGTGATTGTGGACGGCACATTGAAAGCAATGGGCACGCGCGAATCCATGAAAGCCTTCCTCGATCCGCTGCGATTGCCCGCATACCGAGCCAACGCCGAAAAGACAGTTGATTACCTGACGCAGGGGATGAAAGACCCCAAAGTGCGCGCCGAGGTCAAAACCGCAATGGTCAACGCCCCGCAACACACGATGGTCAGCGCATTTGAAGGCATGTTGGATCCGACGATCTGGCCGACAGCGACCGATAAAATCAAAGTGCCGACACTGGCGATTATGGCGAACAACGGCAACTGGAATTCGGATTATGAAAAATATGTCCGCGAACTCGTTCCCGGCATCGAGTATCAGCTTTGGTCCGGCGTCAGCCATTTTGTAATGATGGACGAACCTCAAAAATTCAACGAAACAGTGCTGGCATTTTTGAAGAAGAACAGTTTGATCAAATGAAGATAGTCATTTTATGCGGCGGAAAAGGAACTCGGTTGGGCGAACACGGCGCAACCGTGCCGAAAGGGCTGATCGAAATCGGCGGCCAGCCAGTGCTCTGGCACATTATGAAGCTGTACCAGCATTTCGGATTGAATGAGTTCGTCTTGTGCCTTGGCTTTCTGGGTAATGAAATCAAGCGGCATTTCACCGAGCATTATTTTCTGGATCGCGAGCCGCTGTACGGCGAACTGGCTCCGTCTGCTGATCTGACAGGTGATTTTCAACTGCGCTGGCAACACGCGGACGGCAACGAATTGACCATCACCTTTGCCGACACGGGAAACGAAACCAACACCGGCGGACGTATCCAACGGATCGAACAATATCTGGGAAACGACGAAACTTTCTGTGTGACTTATGGCGATGGTTTGTCGAACGTTGACTTGAAAGCGTTGATTGAATTTCACCGTTCGCACGGGCGGACAGCAACGCTGACGGCGGTTCATCCGCGCTCGAATTTCGGGATTATCAAATTGAACGACGAATCCGCCGTCACGGATTTTGAAGAAAAACCGGTCATGCAGGAATGGATCAATGGTGGCTTTTTCGTCTTCAACCGCCGACTGTTTAAATACCTGACCGACGATTGCGTGCTGGAACGCGAGCCGCTGGAACGGCTGGCTGCCGAGCGGCAGTTGATCGCCTACCAGCATTCCGGCTTCTGGAAGTGCATGGACACATATAAAGACAACGTCGAATTCAATCAACTTTGGGATGCCGGGCAGGCGGATTGGAAAGTTTGGGACCAATGACTTTCTCTTTTTGGAATAACCGGACGGCGTTCGTCACTGGGGCGACCGGTTTCGTCGGATCGTATGTCGCCAGAATGCTGGTCGAACAAGGCGCGCGCGTCGTTTGTTTGCAGCGCGACGAAGTGCGCGCCAACTCGCTGGATGTGTTTGACCTTCGCCGCCGCGTCACCGTCGTCAACGGCACGATTGAAGATCACGCGTTGATGGAACGGATTCTGGCCGAGTACGAAATCGAAGCCGTCTTCCATCTAGCTGCACAAGCCATCGTCGGCGCAGCCAACCGTTCACCGCTTTCGACCTTTGAAGCCAACATTCGCGGAACGTATTTTTTACTGGAAGCCTGCCGCCGCTCGGAAACCGTCAAACGTGTGGTCGTTGCCTCCAGCGACAAAGCCTACGGTTCACATGACGATTTGCCGTACGAAGAGCATTACCCGCTGCTGGGGCTGTTTCCCTACGACGCTTCCAAAGCCTGCAAAGACATTCTGGCGCGTTCATTTGCGCACACCTACGGAACGCCCGTGACGGTTTCGCGCTTTGCGAACATTTACGGGCCTGGCGATATGAACCTGTCGCGGATTATTCCGGGGACGATTCTGTCCGTGCTTCGCGATGAAGCGCCGATCATTCGCAGTGACGGAACGCCGGTGCGTGAATTCGTTCACGCCGATGATGTCGCGCGCGGGTATTTGCTGCTGGCGGAAAAGATCGCAGATACAAAAGGCGAAGCGTTCAACTTCGGCGCAGGCGATCCGGTGCAAATGCTTGATCTGGTCAACCGCATCATTCGGCTGGCAGGCAAAGAAGGCCAAATCAAACCGCAAGTGATGTTGGATCACAAAATCGAGCGTGAGATTGATGCTCAATACTTGTCGGCGGGCAAAGCCGAATCGCGGCTCGGCTGGCGAGCAGAAATCAACCTGGATCATGGCCTGCTTCAAACGATTGACTGGTATCGAGCTAACTTGGAAAAGCTGAGTTAAAACTGTTCCCTTAAAATCTCAACAGAAGAAAGTGGAAAAGAAACAACGGAACAAACAGAAATAACGGAATTCACGGAAAGCAATCAGCGCAAAATCCTCTTTCCGTTTTTTCAGTTATTTCCGTTTGTTCCGTTATCTATTCTGACTTTCCACCAATGCTATTTTCTCGGAGCAACGGAAAGGATTTGTTCGATCAGCTTCGGATCGTTCGGCAG
This region of Acidobacteriota bacterium genomic DNA includes:
- the nusB gene encoding transcription antitermination factor NusB produces the protein MGARRRARECALQMLFSFDVTRPSLEELLDSFWGELAEASEEVRGFANELAAGTIQHLDEIDDRIKLRTEHWRIPRMAVVDRNLLRMAVFEFLYQPNTPRTVAINEALEIARRFSTSESTQFINGILDAIKRDLETHSPQELTAVGLAQHMG
- a CDS encoding NTP transferase domain-containing protein, which translates into the protein MKIVILCGGKGTRLGEHGATVPKGLIEIGGQPVLWHIMKLYQHFGLNEFVLCLGFLGNEIKRHFTEHYFLDREPLYGELAPSADLTGDFQLRWQHADGNELTITFADTGNETNTGGRIQRIEQYLGNDETFCVTYGDGLSNVDLKALIEFHRSHGRTATLTAVHPRSNFGIIKLNDESAVTDFEEKPVMQEWINGGFFVFNRRLFKYLTDDCVLEREPLERLAAERQLIAYQHSGFWKCMDTYKDNVEFNQLWDAGQADWKVWDQ
- a CDS encoding DUF971 domain-containing protein — translated: MATEVLPESLELTDGDSVLQIVWDDGHVSRLCLAVLRADCPCASCKGHHPSQSLNLKAEQFPDIRITDLASVGRYAYSISWSDGHNTGLYTLRSLRDMENSA
- a CDS encoding GDP-mannose 4,6-dehydratase, translated to MTFSFWNNRTAFVTGATGFVGSYVARMLVEQGARVVCLQRDEVRANSLDVFDLRRRVTVVNGTIEDHALMERILAEYEIEAVFHLAAQAIVGAANRSPLSTFEANIRGTYFLLEACRRSETVKRVVVASSDKAYGSHDDLPYEEHYPLLGLFPYDASKACKDILARSFAHTYGTPVTVSRFANIYGPGDMNLSRIIPGTILSVLRDEAPIIRSDGTPVREFVHADDVARGYLLLAEKIADTKGEAFNFGAGDPVQMLDLVNRIIRLAGKEGQIKPQVMLDHKIEREIDAQYLSAGKAESRLGWRAEINLDHGLLQTIDWYRANLEKLS
- a CDS encoding quinone oxidoreductase, which produces MKAIVVETCGGPESLVYRDAENPAPKAGEALVKLEAVGLNYIDVYHRTGLYPLPRPFIPGMEAAGTVEAVGEGVTEVAVGDRVAYAMQVGAYAEYATVQSWRLVKVPDGVSSEQAAAAMLQGMTAHYLVTSTYHLKAGETALIHAAAGGVGLLLIQMTKNIGARAIGTVSTEAKAQLARKAGADDIILYTGQDFEAETRRLTDGKGVQVVYDSVGQTTFLKSLNCLSPRGMLALFGQSSGPVAAFDPALLAQKGSLFLTRPSLAAYAATRGELLWRAGELFDWINSGKLKLRIEKTFPLADAAEAHRQLEGRKTTGKVLLIP
- a CDS encoding alpha/beta hydrolase, encoding MKLIFRCCLMGFLLFVALSMPQIQQGAELKPDDRFAKLDSMKIHYQNYGKGNEALIFVHGWTCNLTFWKANIPTFVGQTRVIAVDLPGHGQSEKPDLAYTMKLYAQAVEAVMRDAKVSRSTLVGHSMGAPVLWQFYHNFPEKTRALVIVDGTLKAMGTRESMKAFLDPLRLPAYRANAEKTVDYLTQGMKDPKVRAEVKTAMVNAPQHTMVSAFEGMLDPTIWPTATDKIKVPTLAIMANNGNWNSDYEKYVRELVPGIEYQLWSGVSHFVMMDEPQKFNETVLAFLKKNSLIK
- a CDS encoding DUF1232 domain-containing protein gives rise to the protein MAENKIARIDQYNNRKEAKGFLKSVIMLIPNFLLLMGRLFKDSRVPLAEKAMLVGAIAYVISPLDLLPDVIPVIGQIDDLYLIALVVLRLLARTDDAVLQEHWDGRGDLVSIVNKIVRAAQFVLPKRMQRILLGRIDIAPKIKGGIISSPAAVEDIDDARERQARR
- a CDS encoding VWA domain-containing protein, giving the protein MKQHPKCKQFIFAAFLVAAFSLFVGIPTFAQTTSQQSQDPIQQTIKIPTTLVNVPVIVTDRFGRFITGLNRSDFNVHEDGISQKIEDFSSTEAPFNVALLIDTSRSTQNKLGHIRKAALEFIKQLQPNDKVMVVTFDEQVRFVSDFTSNRAELERAVKSLKSSYLTSLYDAIYRTITEKMLPIQGRKAIVLLTDGVDTASKKATFSSSLDLVAATGIISYAIQYETRNDGAPIMKPIFLPGRPSNSFVSQSETGSTSLQDQTKPQPQPPPESNQPFVKIPFQTGSIFGGAPTSSSPNLEPSTRVNSQIQQPVRDRYLIAADFLRSLAAQSGARYIRAENIENTSFAFQLIAEELRHQYTLSYLSSNEQKDGKYRSITVRVSNPDLVVRARLGYRVSQEQEEADGDKKPAVLPRP